The Procambarus clarkii isolate CNS0578487 chromosome 88, FALCON_Pclarkii_2.0, whole genome shotgun sequence genomic sequence TGAGTAGGGTGATGGACCCTGAGTAGGGCGGTGGGCCCTGAGCAGGGCGGTGGGCCCTGAGCAGGGCGGTGGGCCCTGAGCAGGGCGGTGGGCCCTGAGCAGGGCGGTGGGCCCTGAGCAGGGCGGTGGGCCCTGAGCAGGGCGGTGGACCCTGAGTAGGGTGGTGGACCCTGAGTAGGGTGGTGGACCCTGAGTAGGGTGATGGACCCTGAGTAGGGCGGTGGGCCCTGAGCAGGGCGGTGGGCCCTGAGCAGGGCGGTGGGCCCTGAGCAGGGCGGTGGGCCCTGAGCAGGGCGGTGGG encodes the following:
- the LOC138359045 gene encoding proline-rich protein HaeIII subfamily 1-like yields the protein MTRPLGPLEDTVTAQGPPPCSGPTALLRAHRPAQGPPPCSGPTALLRVHHPTQGPPPYSGSTTLLRVHRPAQGPPPCSGPTALLRAHRPAQGPPPCSGPTALLRAHRPTQGPSPYSGSTTLLRVHHPTQGPPPYSGMREAAPGRVSAS